The Microcebus murinus isolate Inina chromosome 4, M.murinus_Inina_mat1.0, whole genome shotgun sequence genome has a segment encoding these proteins:
- the LOC142870540 gene encoding olfactory receptor 52K1-like, with protein sequence MSGWSDGSSSTSYTSFLLMGFPGLQESRTLLVLPFLSLYLVIISANALVIHTVAAQRSLHQPMYLLIALLLAVNLCAASTVVPAMLFSFSTHFNHISLTRCLVQMFCIYFFIVFDCNILLVMALDRYVAICHPLRYPEIVTGQLLAGLVGAAAVRSTCIVAPVVFLASRVCFCRSDVIRHFACEHMALMKLSCGDVSLNKTVGLTVRIFNRVLDMLLLGASYSRIIHAAFRISSGGARSKALNTCGSHLLVIFTVYSSTVSSSIVYRVARTASQDVHNLLSAFYLLLPCLVNPIIYESRTRKIRTKQIQS encoded by the exons ATGTCAGGGTGGAGCGATGGAAGCTCCAGCACATCCTACACCAGCTTCCTCCTAATGGGCTTCCCAGGGCTGCAGGAATCCCGCACCCTCCTCGTACTGCCCTTCCTCAGCCTCTACCTGGTGATCATCTCCGCCAATGCCCTGGTCATCCACACAGTGGCGGCCCAGCGCAGCCTGCACCAGCCCATGTACCTGCTCATCGCCCTGCTCCTGGCTGTCAACCTCTGTGCTGCCTCCACCGTGGTGCCCGCCATGCTCTTCAGCTTCTCCACACACTTCAACCACATCTCCCTGACTCGCTGCCTGGTCCAGATGTTCTGTATCTACTTCTTCATTGTCTTTGACTGCAACATTCTCCTGGTCATGGCCCTGGACCGCTATGTCGCCATCTGCCACCCTCTCCGCTACCCAGAGATAGTGACAGGCCAGTTGCTGGCTGGCCTGGTGGGGGCAGCAGCTGTCAGGAGCACATGCATTGTTGCTCCAGTGGTGTTTCTGGCCTCCCGGGTCTGCTTCTGCCGCTCAGACGTGATCCGTCACTTTGCCTGTGAGCACATGGCCCTGATGAAGCTCTCCTGTGGGGACGTTTCCCTGAACAAGACTGTGGGGCTCACCGTCCGCATCTTCAACAGAGTCCTGGACATGCTCCTACTAGGAGCCTCCTACTCCCGTATCATCCATGCTGCCTTCAGGATTTCGTCAGGTGGAGCTCGTTCCAAGGCCCTGAACACCTGTGGCTCCCACCTGCTGGTCATCTTCACTGTCTACTCATCGACAGTGTCTTCATCCATTGTCTACCGTGTGGCCCGCACTGCCTCCCAGGACGTGCACAACCTGCTCAGTGCCTTCTACCTGCTGCTCCCGTGTCTGGTCAACCCCATCATCTATGAGAGCA gaactagaaaaataagaacaaaacaaatccaaagctag
- the LOC105860316 gene encoding olfactory receptor 52K1-like: MSEWNDGSSNTSYTSFLLMGFPGLQESRTLLILPFLSLYLVIISANALVIHTVAAQRSLHQPMYLLIALLLAVNLCAASTVVPAMLFSFSTHFNHISLTRCLVQMFCIYFFIVFDCNILLVMALDRYVAICHPLRYPEIVTGQLLAGLVGAAAVRSTCIVAPVVFLASRVCFCRSDVIRHFACEHMALMKLSCGDVSLNKTVGLTVRIFNRVLDMLLLGASYSRIIHAAFRISSGGARSKALNTCGSHLLVIFTVYSSTMSSSIVYRVARTASQDVHNLLSAFYLLLPCLVNPIIYGARTREIRQHLTTLFQRTQLPVPTEKPQSLSSHRQLPG; the protein is encoded by the coding sequence ATGTCGGAGTGGAACGACGGAAGCTCTAACACATCTTACACCAGCTTCCTCCTAATGGGCTTCCCAGGGCTGCAGGAATCCCGCACCCTCCTCATACTGCCCTTCCTCAGCCTCTACCTGGTGATCATCTCCGCCAATGCCCTGGTCATCCACACAGTGGCGGCCCAGCGCAGCCTGCACCAGCCCATGTACCTGCTCATCGCCCTGCTCCTGGCTGTCAACCTCTGTGCCGCCTCCACCGTGGTGCCCGCCATGCTCTTCAGCTTCTCCACACACTTCAACCACATCTCCCTGACTCGCTGCCTGGTCCAGATGTTCTGTATCTACTTCTTCATTGTCTTTGACTGCAACATTCTCCTGGTCATGGCCCTGGACCGCTATGTCGCCATCTGCCACCCTCTCCGCTACCCAGAGATAGTGACAGGCCAGTTGTTGGCTGGCCTGGTGGGGGCAGCAGCTGTCAGGAGCACATGCATTGTTGCTCCAGTGGTGTTTCTGGCCTCCCGGGTCTGCTTCTGCCGCTCAGACGTGATCCGTCACTTTGCCTGTGAGCACATGGCCCTGATGAAGCTCTCCTGTGGGGACGTTTCCCTGAACAAGACTGTGGGGCTCACCGTCCGCATCTTCAACAGAGTCCTGGACATGCTCCTACTAGGAGCCTCCTACTCCCGTATCATCCATGCTGCCTTCAGGATTTCGTCAGGTGGAGCTCGTTCCAAGGCCCTGAACACCTGTGGCTCCCACCTGCTGGTCATCTTCACTGTCTACTCATCGACAATGTCCTCATCCATTGTCTACCGTGTGGCCCGCACTGCCTCCCAGGACGTGCACAACCTGCTCAGTGCCTTCTACCTGCTGCTCCCGTGTCTGGTCAACCCCATCATCTATGGGGCCAGAACCAGGGAAATCAGGCAGCACCTCACAACTCTGTTCCAAAGAACACAGCTGCCGGTCCCCACTGAGAAGCCCCAGTCTCTGTCCTCACATAGGCAGCTTCCTGGCTGA
- the LOC105860315 gene encoding olfactory receptor 52Z1P-like: MGEDGNTSTFNISYTNFFLVGFPGLQEWRSLLVLPLTFLYVTIISANALVIHTVVAQRNLHQPMYVLIALLLAVNICAATAVMPKMLEGFVHYANPISLHGCLAQMFFIYFTLLLDYNLLLAMALDRYVAICHPLRYTDLMTSRLLGLLAILALTRSLGVAVPLVVLTAQAQFCQTGVIQHFTCEYIALLSIACGDLTFNSRLGLVMRLVTVIFDLTLLGTSYTRIIYAAFQISSGGARAKALHTCGSHLLVILTIYLSGLSTSIVFRVAKTVSQDVQNLLSAIYLLLPGALNPVIYGVRTKEIRQHVEKMFCGKESAQNVREKPKRLQNMRVERKLAP; this comes from the coding sequence ATGGGTGAGGATGGAAATACCAGCACCTTCAACATCTCCTACACCAACTTCTTCCTGGTGGGTTTCCCTGGATTACAAGAGTGGAGGTCCCTCCTGGTCCTGCCTCTTACCTTCCTCTATGTGACCATCATCTCTGCCAATGCCCTGGTCATCCACACGGTAGTTGCCCAGCGAAACCTACATCAGCCCATGTATGTGCTCATTGCTCTGCTCCTGGCTGTCAACATTTGTGCTGCCACAGCTGTAATGCCTAAAATGCTGGAGGGCTTTGTGCATTATGCTAACCCCATATCACTGCATGGCTGCCTGGCCCAGATGTTCTTTATCTACTTCACCCTCCTTCTGGATTACAACCTCCTTCTGGCCATGGCCCTGGACCGTTATGTTGCCATCTGCCACCCACTCCGCTATACTGACCTGATGACCTCCCGCCTGCTGGGCCTGCTGGCCATTCTTGCCCTGACACGGAGCCTGGGAGTGGCAGTGCCCTTGGTGGTGCTAACTGCACAAGCTCAATTCTGCCAGACAGGAGTGATTCAACACTTCACTTGTGAGTACATTGCACTACTGAGCATAGCTTGTGGAGACCTGACTTTCAACAGCCGGTTGGGGCTGGTTATGCGGTTGGTCACTGTGATCTTTGATCTAACCCTACTTGGGACCTCCTACACTCGCATCATTTATGCTGCCTTTCAGATCTCTTCTGGGGGAGCCCGAGCCAAGGCCTTGCATACATGTGGCTCCCACTTGCTGGTCATCCTCACCATCTACCTCTCTGGTCTTTCCACTTCCATTGTATTCCGAGTAGCCAAGACTGTGTCTCAGGATGTCCAGAATCTTCTTAGTGCCATATACTTGCTGCTCCCAGGAGCCTTGAATCCTGTCATTTATGGGGTGAGGACTAAGGAGATCCGGCAACATGTAGAAAAGAtgttctgtggaaaagaatcagCCCAGAATGTTAGGGAGAAACCAAAGAGGCTGCAGAACATGAGAGTGGAAAGGAAATTGGCACCATAA